Proteins from one Pyrobaculum neutrophilum V24Sta genomic window:
- a CDS encoding DUF996 domain-containing protein — protein MDLDLARVFAAVGAFLAGAGVVSSWVATLVGAVLMYVGVLEFLGRLGDARGDALSWLVYVIVASLAYTIAYSVAGFSISHLLWGTGLHGVALAVAAAAWVVGWVFQLASAYRFRRVLDTLARGTGEEVFKTADKLYWWGSASAVVVVGIVLLFVAYILLGVGFLTAKIRG, from the coding sequence ATGGATTTGGATCTCGCTAGGGTGTTTGCGGCTGTGGGGGCCTTCTTGGCTGGGGCGGGGGTTGTGTCGAGCTGGGTTGCCACATTGGTGGGTGCGGTTTTGATGTATGTGGGGGTTTTGGAGTTTCTGGGGAGGCTGGGGGACGCCAGGGGGGATGCGTTGAGTTGGCTGGTATACGTAATCGTGGCGTCTCTGGCGTATACTATCGCCTACAGCGTTGCCGGCTTCTCCATCTCGCACCTGCTCTGGGGCACTGGCCTCCACGGCGTTGCGCTTGCCGTGGCCGCCGCCGCTTGGGTGGTGGGTTGGGTTTTCCAGTTGGCTTCTGCATATAGATTTAGGCGTGTCTTAGATACGCTGGCTAGGGGGACCGGGGAGGAGGTTTTTAAAACCGCAGACAAGCTCTACTGGTGGGGGTCCGCGTCTGCGGTGGTAGTCGTGGGGATCGTTCTGCTTTTTGTCGCATATATACTGCTGGGTGTCGGCTTCCTAACCGCGAAAATACGCGGCTGA
- a CDS encoding S1C family serine protease: protein MDLSGLVEKVARSVVGVAARGVGAVGEGFGSAFAIDRGVYATAYHVVAQAGEVALITPEGEVADAVVAAADPAEDLAILYSDLYAVPLSLGSALRLRVGQGVVAVGFPLALLDKPTATFGIVSAVGRSLRAGDRFFEYLVQTDAAINPGNSGGPLVNLSGEAVGVCSAVIAGAQGLGFAVPIDLVRIMYQMVKRYGRYVRPALGVYVVALNKALKALYGLPTDRGLLVVDVVPSSPAEEMGIARGDILTKVDGREVANVFELRLLIGEALIQGRTPRIEVIRGGRRIEL, encoded by the coding sequence ATGGATTTGAGCGGCTTAGTGGAAAAGGTTGCCCGCTCTGTCGTGGGCGTTGCGGCGAGGGGGGTTGGGGCTGTCGGCGAGGGCTTCGGCTCCGCCTTTGCCATAGACCGGGGGGTCTACGCCACTGCATACCACGTCGTGGCGCAGGCGGGTGAGGTGGCGTTGATCACCCCCGAGGGGGAGGTGGCTGACGCCGTGGTGGCGGCGGCGGACCCCGCCGAGGATCTGGCCATACTCTACTCCGACCTCTACGCCGTTCCGCTGTCACTAGGGAGCGCGCTGAGGCTGAGGGTCGGGCAGGGGGTAGTCGCCGTGGGCTTCCCCCTAGCCCTCCTTGACAAGCCCACTGCGACCTTCGGCATCGTAAGCGCTGTGGGGAGGAGCTTGAGGGCTGGCGATAGGTTTTTCGAATACCTCGTCCAGACAGACGCGGCGATCAACCCCGGCAACTCGGGCGGCCCGCTCGTGAACCTCTCCGGGGAGGCGGTGGGGGTCTGCTCGGCCGTAATCGCCGGGGCCCAGGGCCTGGGCTTCGCGGTGCCTATAGACCTAGTCAGAATCATGTACCAGATGGTGAAGAGATACGGGAGATACGTAAGGCCGGCGCTCGGGGTATACGTCGTTGCGTTGAACAAAGCTCTGAAGGCCCTATACGGCCTCCCCACAGACAGAGGGCTTCTCGTCGTTGACGTCGTGCCAAGCTCGCCGGCCGAAGAGATGGGCATCGCCCGAGGCGACATCTTAACCAAGGTCGACGGCCGCGAGGTGGCCAACGTCTTCGAACTCCGCCTGTTGATAGGCGAAGCGCTGATCCAGGGCAGAACCCCCAGGATAGAGGTCATCAGAGGCGGAAGGAGGATAGAGCTCTAA
- a CDS encoding encapsulin yields MVFSKNPVDVVREKKFDSLEVADALRLAIIAELDAISLYLQLAKYVEDERVRRVFEDVANEEKTHFGEFLALLKAYDPALAGELKAGAGEVEKLTGIKSGDPPGDGGNRAGEAGGGGWVVKFVEGVRGAAASSRRFRRYLQTIYVGRDADAVGVEAAGAQGSLERAVIPLREVRLRFTISYRGLEEWLSRGGAFPGEEAAARFAYMEDAAVAEALLRGAGRTLEASSWERPGSATAEVARAVAELYRAYVPEPYVLFVSPGRYARLVVVEERTGVMELTRVKSLVREVAVIPQLEDGVALLLSASPAVVDIAVGVDTEVVHLGPDEAGHSFLLRETLAVRIKKPEGVVVLRG; encoded by the coding sequence ATGGTGTTTTCGAAAAACCCTGTTGACGTCGTTAGAGAGAAGAAGTTCGACTCTCTGGAGGTTGCTGATGCCCTGCGTCTGGCCATAATCGCGGAGCTCGACGCCATCAGCCTATATCTACAGCTGGCTAAATACGTAGAGGACGAGAGGGTGAGGAGGGTTTTTGAAGATGTTGCTAACGAGGAGAAGACGCACTTCGGCGAGTTTCTCGCCTTGCTGAAGGCCTACGACCCCGCGCTGGCTGGCGAGCTAAAGGCCGGCGCTGGGGAGGTGGAGAAGCTCACCGGTATAAAAAGCGGCGACCCCCCGGGGGACGGGGGGAATAGAGCGGGTGAGGCCGGCGGGGGCGGTTGGGTTGTGAAATTCGTGGAGGGGGTGAGGGGGGCCGCGGCGTCGTCTAGGAGGTTTAGGAGGTACCTCCAGACTATCTACGTGGGGAGGGACGCGGATGCCGTCGGCGTCGAGGCGGCGGGGGCGCAGGGGTCGTTGGAGAGGGCTGTCATACCGCTGAGGGAGGTCAGGCTTAGGTTTACTATCTCCTACCGGGGGCTTGAGGAGTGGCTTTCGAGAGGCGGCGCGTTTCCCGGAGAGGAGGCCGCGGCTAGGTTCGCCTACATGGAAGACGCGGCTGTGGCTGAGGCGTTGCTCAGGGGCGCCGGCAGAACTCTCGAAGCGTCTAGCTGGGAGAGGCCGGGGTCCGCCACCGCGGAGGTGGCTAGGGCTGTGGCTGAGCTGTACCGGGCCTACGTCCCAGAGCCCTACGTCCTCTTCGTGAGCCCGGGGAGATACGCCAGACTTGTGGTGGTGGAGGAGAGGACAGGCGTCATGGAGCTCACCAGGGTGAAGTCCCTGGTGAGGGAGGTGGCGGTGATCCCGCAGCTGGAAGACGGCGTTGCCCTCCTGCTCTCCGCAAGCCCCGCCGTGGTAGACATCGCAGTGGGCGTAGACACAGAGGTTGTCCATCTGGGCCCCGACGAGGCGGGCCACAGCTTCCTCCTGAGGGAGACTCTTGCTGTTAGGATTAAAAAACCTGAGGGTGTTGTTGTGCTTAGGGGATAG
- a CDS encoding bifunctional hydroxymethylpyrimidine kinase/phosphomethylpyrimidine kinase, with translation MSWRVAMTIAGLDSGGGAGIHADVKTFAAMGVHGTTALTCVTAQNTYEVREAQCLQPPLVKAQILAVWDDMGIDAGKTGMLGTREIIEEVAATVSKLGFPLVVDPVMIAKSGAPLISEDAVDTLKRRLLPVAKVVTPNRHEAEKLTGIKITSVAEARRAAEVIHREFGTEVVVVKGGHLDAPEAVDVVYIGGTFHELATPRLDSRATHGTGCSYSAAIAAGLAKGLPPLEAIKTAKRFIYMAIRYGVARGKGHWPVNPMAWLEMPAERWRTLEELREALEAVERQAEVFAKAIPEVQTNIGYAIDPRYATTREDVAAVPGRIVNYMGRAKPSGPPAFGASDHIARKILAALAKDPQARSAMNIRLDAAYIEKAKSLGMTIAYVDRRREPEDVKKREGATMQWIIEEAYRQTGGKTPDLIVDWGDWGKEPIITVLGKTPREVVEKVLRLIR, from the coding sequence ATGTCTTGGAGGGTGGCGATGACCATAGCCGGTTTAGACTCAGGCGGCGGCGCGGGGATACACGCAGACGTGAAGACCTTCGCGGCGATGGGGGTCCACGGCACCACGGCGCTGACCTGCGTAACCGCACAAAACACATACGAGGTCAGGGAGGCCCAGTGCCTCCAGCCGCCGCTCGTGAAGGCGCAGATACTGGCGGTTTGGGACGACATGGGCATAGACGCGGGCAAGACCGGAATGCTGGGGACAAGAGAAATAATCGAGGAGGTGGCCGCCACGGTCTCCAAGCTGGGCTTCCCCCTGGTGGTGGACCCCGTAATGATCGCGAAGTCGGGCGCTCCGCTGATATCTGAAGACGCCGTAGACACCCTCAAGAGGAGGTTGCTCCCAGTGGCGAAGGTAGTCACGCCCAATAGACACGAGGCGGAGAAGCTGACCGGCATAAAGATAACCAGCGTCGCGGAGGCGAGGAGAGCCGCGGAGGTCATACACAGGGAGTTCGGCACAGAGGTGGTGGTGGTCAAGGGAGGCCACCTAGACGCCCCGGAGGCCGTCGACGTGGTGTACATAGGCGGCACCTTCCACGAGCTGGCGACCCCCCGCCTAGACTCGCGGGCGACCCACGGAACCGGTTGCTCCTACTCCGCCGCCATAGCCGCGGGGCTCGCCAAGGGCCTACCCCCCCTGGAGGCCATAAAGACCGCAAAGCGCTTCATCTACATGGCCATCAGATACGGGGTGGCCAGGGGAAAGGGCCACTGGCCCGTCAACCCCATGGCCTGGCTAGAGATGCCGGCGGAGAGGTGGAGGACGTTGGAGGAGCTGAGGGAGGCCCTAGAGGCCGTGGAGAGGCAAGCCGAGGTCTTTGCAAAGGCCATACCCGAGGTGCAGACGAACATAGGATACGCCATAGACCCCCGCTACGCCACGACGAGAGAAGACGTCGCCGCGGTGCCCGGGAGGATAGTGAACTACATGGGCCGCGCCAAGCCCTCCGGCCCGCCCGCCTTCGGCGCAAGCGACCACATAGCCAGGAAGATACTGGCGGCGCTGGCGAAAGACCCCCAGGCCAGGTCGGCCATGAACATAAGGCTAGACGCGGCGTACATAGAGAAGGCGAAGAGCCTAGGCATGACAATAGCCTACGTAGACAGGAGGAGGGAGCCGGAGGACGTCAAGAAGAGAGAGGGAGCCACCATGCAGTGGATCATCGAAGAGGCCTATAGACAGACAGGGGGAAAAACGCCAGACCTAATAGTGGACTGGGGAGACTGGGGCAAGGAGCCCATCATAACCGTACTGGGGAAAACCCCAAGGGAGGTGGTAGAGAAGGTCCTTCGACTCATACGCTAA
- a CDS encoding 5-formyltetrahydrofolate cyclo-ligase, whose amino-acid sequence MAKEVKRSIRERIWRLMEERDIASFPRPVYGRIPNFKGAERACQNLTRLGQFADAAVVKINPDAPQRPCREAALAAGKTVVMPTPRIREGFLLLDPRSIPREAYREASTIAGAFKWGRPVKPWHLPGVDLVVVGSVAVNPRTGRRVGKSHGYAEIEWGILTAFGKAGEGTPVATTVHDVQLVEDDIPREPFDLPVDVVATPTKTIFVRRADPKPSGIYWEYVTEDMLREIPLLSEIRRKNVFI is encoded by the coding sequence ATGGCTAAGGAGGTGAAGAGGAGCATCAGAGAGCGGATATGGCGCCTCATGGAGGAGAGGGACATAGCCTCCTTCCCCCGCCCCGTCTACGGGAGGATCCCCAACTTCAAGGGGGCTGAGAGGGCTTGCCAGAACCTGACACGACTAGGCCAATTCGCCGACGCAGCCGTCGTGAAGATAAACCCCGACGCGCCGCAGAGGCCCTGCCGCGAGGCGGCCCTAGCCGCCGGCAAAACAGTGGTGATGCCTACGCCTAGGATAAGAGAGGGCTTCCTCCTCCTCGACCCACGCTCTATACCGAGGGAAGCGTATAGAGAGGCGTCGACGATCGCGGGCGCCTTCAAGTGGGGGAGGCCCGTGAAGCCCTGGCATCTGCCGGGGGTAGACCTCGTCGTTGTGGGGTCGGTGGCGGTGAACCCGAGGACCGGCAGAAGGGTCGGCAAGTCCCACGGCTACGCCGAAATCGAGTGGGGGATCTTGACGGCCTTCGGCAAGGCGGGCGAGGGCACCCCAGTTGCCACCACCGTCCACGACGTGCAGCTGGTGGAAGACGACATACCCAGGGAGCCCTTCGACCTGCCCGTGGACGTCGTAGCCACCCCTACGAAAACGATCTTCGTCAGAAGGGCGGACCCGAAGCCCAGCGGCATCTACTGGGAGTACGTCACGGAGGATATGCTGAGAGAAATCCCGCTCCTCTCCGAAATACGCAGAAAAAACGTTTTTATCTAG
- the cc1 gene encoding DNA-binding protein CC1 — protein MKHKLKFYDIKAKKAFETDQYETVEKQTARGPMIFAVAKSPYTGIKVYRLIGKKK, from the coding sequence ATGAAACACAAGCTGAAGTTCTACGATATAAAAGCCAAGAAGGCGTTTGAGACTGACCAGTACGAGACTGTGGAGAAGCAGACCGCCAGAGGGCCGATGATATTCGCCGTAGCGAAATCCCCCTACACAGGCATAAAAGTATACAGACTAATCGGCAAGAAGAAATAA
- a CDS encoding ArsR/SmtB family transcription factor — MIDLVLGSPTRIKIVMALWLFGEMNMSELARRVGATQEAVSEQLEQLVKYGVVEVKYVGRVRLYKLSSDPAIRRLAEAFVEAEGALAASGPQ; from the coding sequence GTGATCGACCTAGTTTTGGGGTCCCCCACCAGGATCAAGATCGTGATGGCGCTGTGGCTCTTCGGCGAGATGAACATGTCCGAGCTGGCGAGGAGGGTGGGCGCAACTCAGGAGGCTGTGTCGGAGCAACTGGAGCAGCTGGTGAAGTACGGGGTGGTGGAGGTGAAATATGTGGGCCGCGTGAGGCTGTATAAGCTGTCTAGCGACCCGGCTATACGGCGCCTAGCCGAGGCGTTTGTGGAGGCTGAGGGGGCGCTCGCCGCCTCAGGCCCTCAGTAG
- a CDS encoding NUDIX hydrolase, whose protein sequence is MEEVIYRGRKFTLVRRARQVGGGVVWGEYLVHPGAVAVLALNGGKVLLVKQFRGALGQWTLEVPAGTLEPGEDPGEAAVREMVEETGYRPLRLEHLLDFHPTPGVSNELIRIYYTDALEHVGVGGRDPGEVDMEVVEVKPAELLGMVDRGEIKDGKTIVAALVAWKRGLLRA, encoded by the coding sequence ATGGAGGAGGTGATCTACAGGGGGAGGAAGTTCACGCTCGTGAGAAGGGCGAGGCAGGTCGGCGGCGGCGTTGTGTGGGGCGAGTACCTCGTCCACCCGGGGGCGGTGGCGGTGTTGGCCCTCAACGGCGGCAAGGTGCTGTTGGTTAAGCAGTTCCGGGGGGCGCTGGGCCAGTGGACGCTGGAGGTGCCCGCGGGGACGCTGGAGCCCGGGGAGGACCCCGGCGAGGCCGCCGTGAGGGAGATGGTGGAGGAGACCGGCTACAGACCGCTTAGGCTGGAGCACCTCCTCGACTTCCACCCAACCCCCGGCGTCTCCAACGAGCTTATCAGGATATATTACACCGACGCCCTGGAGCACGTCGGCGTTGGGGGGCGGGACCCCGGGGAGGTGGACATGGAGGTGGTGGAGGTGAAGCCGGCGGAGCTCCTCGGGATGGTCGACAGAGGCGAGATAAAAGACGGCAAGACCATCGTGGCGGCCCTCGTCGCCTGGAAGAGGGGTCTACTGAGGGCCTGA
- a CDS encoding coiled-coil domain-containing protein, translating into MDKVVEKLREGKKLTTKDISLLYLGTIVNELGGIRGEIARLEQRMEEMNKRIDETNKRIDTTNQRIDAVAEIFSMRIDALSQRIEDTNKRIDALADSLNKRIDTVAESLSRRIDETNRRIDALSARIDDVQKTLLEIQRLLMELLKTMQT; encoded by the coding sequence GTGGACAAGGTAGTGGAGAAGCTAAGAGAGGGCAAAAAGCTCACCACGAAGGACATCTCCCTCCTATACCTCGGCACCATCGTAAACGAGCTGGGAGGGATAAGAGGAGAAATAGCGCGGTTGGAGCAGAGGATGGAGGAAATGAACAAGAGAATAGACGAGACAAACAAGAGAATCGACACCACAAACCAGAGAATTGACGCGGTGGCGGAGATCTTTAGTATGCGGATTGATGCCCTAAGCCAGCGGATCGAGGACACCAACAAGCGGATTGACGCGCTGGCAGACAGCCTAAACAAGCGGATAGACACGGTGGCGGAGAGCCTAAGCAGGAGAATTGATGAGACAAACAGGCGGATTGACGCCCTAAGCGCCCGTATAGACGACGTGCAGAAGACCCTTCTGGAGATCCAGCGCCTCTTAATGGAGCTGCTGAAGACTATGCAGACCTAG
- a CDS encoding ABC transporter substrate-binding protein, whose product MAAKTLYLAAALLAIAAVAQTTTKIVVSFPAYNVVLSEAFPNADVVLITKGASDPHEYQLTAEDLQMLSSLTPRDVVVLSMHAPFEQKIAEMARDGQIKAKVIDLTKIQQYLTYDNGAVNPHDHGIYPPNVLRLVAAVANATGLRPDLAFLQKLRELNSTYCCRFSGKAVALTPTAQYILYWLGYRDIAVLIKEPGVPPTPQDLQKALQYAKEGAPVLAAVVRGEALRIVDQFRQKAQEAGINPNIITADFSKNYIQTLEAAVRQIAAAQTPTATETTAKQTTQQNTEATQTAHTAAGPEPTIPIAVAATAIVLLAVLLLLRWKKQ is encoded by the coding sequence ATGGCGGCGAAAACTCTCTACCTGGCGGCCGCCCTGCTGGCCATCGCGGCGGTTGCCCAGACGACGACCAAGATAGTGGTATCGTTTCCCGCATACAACGTCGTGCTCAGCGAGGCTTTTCCAAACGCAGACGTCGTCCTCATCACAAAGGGAGCATCGGACCCACATGAGTACCAGCTGACGGCTGAAGATCTGCAGATGCTCAGTAGCCTCACCCCACGCGACGTCGTCGTCCTCTCCATGCACGCCCCCTTTGAGCAGAAGATAGCCGAGATGGCTAGAGACGGCCAGATAAAGGCCAAGGTCATAGACCTCACAAAAATCCAGCAGTATCTAACATACGACAACGGAGCGGTGAACCCCCACGACCACGGCATATACCCGCCCAACGTCCTCAGGCTGGTAGCCGCCGTGGCAAACGCCACCGGGCTAAGGCCGGACCTGGCCTTCCTACAGAAGCTACGGGAGCTCAACTCGACATACTGCTGTAGATTCAGTGGAAAAGCCGTGGCCCTGACGCCAACCGCGCAGTATATACTCTACTGGCTTGGATACAGAGACATAGCCGTCCTCATCAAAGAGCCAGGCGTGCCACCCACCCCGCAAGACCTCCAGAAGGCCCTCCAATACGCAAAAGAGGGCGCCCCAGTCCTAGCCGCCGTAGTGCGCGGAGAAGCTCTACGCATAGTAGACCAGTTTAGACAGAAGGCCCAGGAAGCCGGAATAAACCCAAACATAATCACGGCAGACTTCTCCAAAAACTACATCCAGACCCTAGAAGCCGCGGTCAGACAAATAGCGGCCGCCCAAACGCCCACGGCCACCGAAACCACAGCCAAACAAACAACGCAACAGAACACAGAGGCTACCCAGACGGCGCACACAGCCGCCGGCCCAGAGCCGACTATCCCAATCGCAGTAGCCGCCACAGCCATCGTGCTACTCGCAGTTCTACTCCTCCTCAGGTGGAAAAAACAATAG
- a CDS encoding sodium:calcium antiporter, whose protein sequence is MAEVGGSGPGHAAEVSLVPSIGPLGVVVGILLTVLAGLLIEQLVHYMSWRYRRAAVGVAAIFAPIITSSPELAVFTVALLRGQAEIAWGSIVAQPFMAATVIYPVVILTSITAWALGRRRYKLPHVHRIVAVPLLVFTIPLLPILFLHPERYGVFGNLYGVFLLVLYFLYAKFMLREEEVEKAGVSLWLRNPLAQTGVALLAMALGAEWLVGGIKELGAAAGLDKLALSIILVPIATVVPESIVGLIFIAKGKDDEGVSVIVGEKALYSTFYPGLAMALGVYTLEEAAATALTLSIVVSIFEVVAIWFGYFGLTAPIGLAGYLYYVLCYTLHQSCPLWAPTPS, encoded by the coding sequence ATGGCAGAGGTCGGAGGATCCGGACCTGGTCACGCCGCCGAGGTGTCTCTGGTGCCGTCTATTGGACCTCTTGGCGTCGTCGTCGGTATTCTGCTGACGGTACTCGCCGGCTTGTTGATCGAGCAGCTGGTGCACTACATGTCTTGGAGGTATAGGCGCGCGGCGGTGGGGGTCGCCGCCATCTTCGCCCCCATCATAACCTCAAGCCCCGAGCTGGCCGTCTTCACCGTGGCGCTTCTGCGGGGGCAGGCGGAGATCGCCTGGGGGTCTATTGTGGCTCAGCCGTTTATGGCGGCTACCGTGATCTACCCCGTCGTCATTTTGACGAGCATAACGGCGTGGGCCCTGGGGAGGAGGAGGTACAAGCTTCCGCATGTCCACCGTATTGTGGCCGTCCCCCTGCTTGTGTTCACCATCCCCCTCTTGCCCATCTTGTTTCTCCACCCGGAGCGCTACGGCGTCTTCGGCAATTTGTATGGGGTCTTCCTCCTCGTCCTCTACTTCCTATACGCCAAGTTTATGCTTAGGGAGGAGGAGGTGGAGAAAGCCGGCGTCTCCCTCTGGCTTAGGAATCCGTTGGCGCAGACTGGGGTGGCTCTTTTGGCGATGGCGTTAGGCGCCGAATGGCTCGTGGGAGGGATAAAGGAGCTGGGGGCCGCCGCCGGGCTAGACAAGCTGGCCCTCTCCATAATCCTTGTCCCCATCGCCACGGTGGTGCCGGAGTCCATCGTGGGGCTTATCTTCATAGCCAAGGGTAAGGACGACGAGGGGGTCAGCGTAATCGTTGGGGAGAAGGCGCTCTACAGCACCTTCTACCCCGGCCTCGCCATGGCGCTTGGGGTCTATACCCTTGAGGAGGCGGCAGCCACGGCCCTCACTCTGTCAATCGTGGTATCTATATTCGAGGTGGTGGCGATCTGGTTCGGATACTTCGGTCTCACTGCTCCAATAGGCCTAGCCGGCTACCTCTACTACGTCCTCTGCTATACTCTACACCAGAGCTGTCCGCTCTGGGCGCCCACGCCGTCTTAA
- a CDS encoding transcriptional regulator — protein sequence MHRDKAVGLGLVAAGIVGIVLYGWLVFFSPWQLFILQLTAFAAVAAVLGILAWVGYALATTPPPKPIEEIEKEVQKALEEIEKQLKESPQ from the coding sequence ATGCATAGAGATAAGGCTGTGGGTTTGGGGCTTGTTGCGGCTGGGATTGTCGGCATTGTGTTGTACGGCTGGCTTGTCTTCTTCTCGCCCTGGCAGTTGTTTATCCTCCAGCTGACTGCCTTCGCGGCTGTGGCCGCCGTTTTGGGGATACTGGCGTGGGTCGGCTACGCCCTCGCCACCACCCCGCCGCCGAAGCCTATCGAGGAGATCGAGAAGGAGGTCCAGAAGGCTCTTGAGGAGATCGAGAAGCAGCTGAAGGAGTCTCCTCAGTAG
- a CDS encoding cation diffusion facilitator family transporter: MDKAKAALTSLLAGLAVTALKIVAWIQSSSVAVLADATHSAVDLLAVAVTYIAVKASLKPPDEEHPYGHHKAETLGGIGGSLAVMASAALVAYEAFTKLLRWEPYTPTLLGAAVMAVAMAIDLNRVLVLRRFRGVSRALEADALHFSTDLASSATILAALLLGAAAASHAPEAFAIWGPAVDVALGAAITAYFTRLSLSLLKTSVVELLDYAPPDVVARTRQLALGVDGVQSVKSVKVRKSGSVYHADLTITVDENLTVKEAHEIADQVEKTLRKELGGEVVIHVEPQKTTEETPSAASRSPQEPSGPPSRSPR; this comes from the coding sequence ATGGACAAGGCGAAGGCGGCGCTTACATCCCTCCTGGCCGGCCTCGCGGTAACCGCGCTCAAGATCGTTGCATGGATACAGAGCTCCTCAGTAGCTGTTCTGGCCGACGCAACCCACTCAGCCGTCGACCTACTTGCGGTGGCCGTCACCTACATCGCCGTCAAAGCCAGCCTAAAGCCCCCCGACGAGGAGCACCCCTACGGCCACCACAAGGCGGAGACGCTGGGCGGAATAGGCGGCTCCCTAGCGGTAATGGCCTCCGCAGCCTTAGTGGCCTACGAGGCTTTTACCAAGCTCCTGCGTTGGGAGCCCTACACGCCGACCCTCCTCGGAGCCGCCGTGATGGCAGTCGCCATGGCGATAGACCTCAACAGGGTGCTGGTGTTGCGCAGGTTCAGAGGCGTCTCCAGAGCGCTTGAGGCAGACGCCCTCCACTTCTCCACAGACCTGGCATCCTCAGCAACGATACTAGCCGCGCTCCTCCTAGGAGCAGCCGCCGCCTCCCACGCGCCGGAGGCCTTCGCCATATGGGGCCCCGCCGTAGACGTCGCCCTTGGCGCCGCGATAACGGCCTACTTCACAAGGCTAAGCCTATCCTTGCTCAAGACCTCAGTGGTGGAGCTACTCGACTACGCCCCGCCAGACGTCGTCGCGAGAACCCGCCAGCTCGCCCTCGGAGTCGACGGGGTACAGTCCGTCAAATCCGTAAAAGTTAGAAAATCGGGAAGCGTCTACCACGCCGACTTGACAATCACGGTAGACGAAAACCTAACGGTTAAAGAGGCACACGAGATAGCGGACCAGGTGGAGAAAACCCTCAGGAAGGAGCTTGGGGGAGAAGTGGTAATACACGTGGAGCCACAAAAAACTACTGAGGAGACTCCTTCAGCTGCTTCTCGATCTCCTCAAGAGCCTTCTGGACCTCCTTCTCGATCTCCTCGATAG